A window of Mucilaginibacter sp. PAMC 26640 contains these coding sequences:
- a CDS encoding fumarate reductase — MKIYLKIWRQDSPAAAGEMKNYELDNVSQDMSFLEMMDMLNESLIQKSERVVEFDHDCREGICGQCGMMINGRAHGPLTHTTTCQLHMRSFKDGDTIYIEPFRAASFPIVRDLKVDRKAFDKIIQAGGFASASTGEAPEANGILIPHTIAEAAFDAAACIGCGACVATCKNSSAELFTAAKITHLALLPQGQIERAGRVIAMVDQMDDEGFGHCTNTEACEVECPQEISVLHIARMNYEYNRALTISD; from the coding sequence ATGAAAATATACTTGAAGATCTGGCGACAGGATAGCCCTGCAGCCGCCGGCGAAATGAAGAACTACGAATTGGACAATGTATCGCAGGATATGTCGTTCCTGGAGATGATGGATATGCTAAACGAGTCGCTCATCCAAAAGAGTGAACGCGTAGTAGAGTTTGACCATGATTGCCGCGAGGGCATCTGCGGGCAGTGCGGTATGATGATCAACGGCCGGGCCCATGGCCCGCTTACCCATACTACCACCTGCCAGCTGCACATGCGCAGTTTTAAAGATGGAGACACCATTTACATTGAGCCTTTCCGTGCTGCGTCATTCCCAATAGTGAGAGATCTGAAGGTAGACCGCAAGGCATTTGATAAAATCATTCAGGCGGGTGGGTTTGCTTCGGCATCCACCGGTGAAGCGCCGGAAGCCAATGGGATTTTGATACCGCACACCATTGCGGAAGCCGCTTTTGATGCTGCAGCTTGCATCGGGTGTGGTGCATGTGTGGCAACTTGTAAAAATTCCAGCGCAGAACTTTTTACTGCTGCAAAAATTACCCATTTGGCACTGCTGCCGCAAGGGCAGATTGAGCGGGCCGGGCGGGTGATTGCTATGGTAGATCAGATGGATGACGAAGGGTTTGGGCATTGTACCAATACCGAAGCCTGTGAGGTAGAATGCCCGCAGGAGATCTCTGTATTGCATATTGCGCGAATGAACTATGAGTACAATAGGGCGCTGACTATTTCAGATTAA
- the sdhA gene encoding succinate dehydrogenase (part of four member succinate dehydrogenase enzyme complex that forms a trimeric complex (trimer of tetramers); SdhA/B are the catalytic subcomplex and can exhibit succinate dehydrogenase activity in the absence of SdhC/D which are the membrane components and form cytochrome b556; SdhC binds ubiquinone; oxidizes succinate to fumarate while reducing ubiquinone to ubiquinol), whose product MMLDAKIPEGKLADKWDNYKEQVKLVNPANRKKLDVIVVGTGLAGASCAASLGELGYNVKSFCFQDSPRRAHSVAAQGGVNAAKNYKNDGDSVFRMFSDTIKGGDFRSREANVYRLAACSANLIDQAVAQGVPFAREYGGYLNNRSFGGVQVSRTFYARGQTGQQLLLGAYQALMRQVGANKVKTYTRHEMLDLVVIDGKAKGIITRDLVTGEIERHAANAVVLASGGYGKVYYLSTLAMGCNTSAIWRAHKKGAYMSGVSWIQFHPTCLPQSGEHQSKLTLMSESLRNDGRIWVPKKAHDERKPNDIPEQERDYYLERRYPTFGNLAPRDISSRAAKERIDAGCGVGVMKNAVFLDFSKAIKEQGKEKIKEKYSNLFKMYDKINAVNAYEEPMLISPAAHFTMGGLWVDYELMTTIPGLFALGEANFADHGANRLGANSLLQASVDGYFIAPYSIPNYLAGELKAEKITTDHPAFAEAEQIVKKQLQQFLNINGHLSADHFHKTLGKLLYDGCGLSRTKAGLENAIALIRQLRAQFYTDLKITGDHTVNSELEKAGRVADYLDLGVLMCEDALSREESCGAHFREEYQTPDGEALRNDKDYCYVSAWEWKGPLAEHELHKEPLVFENVSLTVRSYK is encoded by the coding sequence ATTATGTTAGATGCAAAAATACCCGAAGGCAAATTGGCCGATAAATGGGATAACTATAAAGAACAGGTAAAGCTGGTTAACCCGGCTAACAGAAAAAAACTCGATGTTATAGTAGTGGGTACCGGCCTCGCCGGTGCTTCCTGCGCGGCTTCGCTTGGCGAATTGGGTTATAATGTTAAATCCTTCTGTTTCCAGGATTCACCCAGGCGGGCGCATAGTGTTGCTGCGCAGGGCGGTGTAAATGCTGCAAAGAATTACAAGAATGACGGCGACAGTGTGTTCCGTATGTTTTCTGATACTATAAAAGGTGGCGATTTCCGTTCCCGGGAGGCCAATGTTTACCGGCTGGCAGCGTGTTCGGCGAACCTTATTGACCAGGCCGTAGCGCAAGGTGTTCCGTTCGCCAGGGAGTATGGTGGTTATTTAAACAACCGTTCCTTTGGCGGAGTTCAGGTTTCGCGAACATTTTATGCCCGCGGGCAAACCGGTCAGCAATTGCTTTTGGGTGCCTACCAGGCCTTAATGCGGCAGGTTGGTGCAAATAAGGTAAAGACCTATACCCGGCATGAAATGCTGGATCTGGTAGTGATTGATGGCAAAGCAAAAGGCATTATTACCCGTGATTTGGTCACCGGCGAAATAGAACGCCATGCGGCAAACGCGGTGGTGCTGGCCAGCGGCGGATACGGTAAAGTTTATTATCTCTCCACACTGGCCATGGGCTGTAATACCTCAGCCATTTGGCGGGCGCACAAAAAAGGGGCGTACATGTCCGGCGTCAGCTGGATCCAGTTTCATCCAACCTGTTTACCGCAGTCCGGCGAGCATCAATCGAAATTGACGCTGATGTCTGAATCGTTGCGTAATGACGGCAGGATCTGGGTACCCAAAAAAGCGCATGACGAACGCAAGCCAAACGATATTCCGGAACAGGAAAGAGATTATTACCTCGAACGCCGGTACCCTACATTTGGCAATCTAGCGCCACGGGATATCTCTTCTCGTGCAGCAAAAGAACGGATTGACGCCGGTTGCGGGGTAGGGGTAATGAAAAATGCCGTTTTCCTTGACTTTTCCAAAGCCATCAAAGAGCAGGGTAAAGAAAAGATCAAAGAGAAGTACAGCAACCTGTTTAAAATGTATGATAAGATAAACGCGGTAAACGCTTACGAGGAACCTATGCTGATTTCACCCGCAGCGCATTTTACCATGGGCGGGCTTTGGGTAGACTATGAACTGATGACTACCATCCCCGGCTTATTTGCCTTGGGCGAAGCCAACTTTGCCGACCATGGCGCCAACCGGCTTGGCGCAAATTCATTATTGCAGGCTTCGGTTGACGGATACTTTATAGCGCCGTACAGCATCCCCAATTATTTGGCCGGCGAATTAAAGGCTGAAAAAATTACTACCGACCACCCTGCTTTCGCGGAAGCTGAGCAAATTGTAAAAAAACAATTGCAGCAGTTTTTGAATATCAATGGCCATTTGTCTGCCGATCATTTCCATAAAACATTAGGTAAACTGTTGTACGATGGCTGCGGCTTGTCGCGAACAAAAGCCGGACTGGAAAATGCGATTGCATTGATCAGGCAGCTGAGAGCGCAGTTTTACACCGACCTTAAGATAACCGGCGACCATACCGTGAACAGTGAACTGGAAAAGGCTGGTCGCGTTGCTGATTATCTCGACCTGGGTGTACTCATGTGCGAAGATGCGCTAAGCCGTGAAGAATCCTGCGGTGCACATTTCCGCGAAGAGTATCAAACACCAGACGGGGAGGCCTTGCGCAATGATAAGGATTATTGCTACGTATCTGCCTGGGAATGGAAGGGGCCTTTGGCCGAGCATGAATTGCACAAAGAACCCCTTGTTTTTGAGAATGTATCCTTAACTGTTAGAAGCTACAAATAA
- a CDS encoding succinate dehydrogenase, with protein MKQTTIQYKLVMAGTGLFLCFFLVIHLLGNLQLLLPAAEAKDQFNWYSHLLAGNMFIKIVSWILLIAIVAHAVYALILAAKTKNANGAKYVYDKRSIVSPWNSRNMGLLGTVILIFLVIHLKDFWYVSDFTNMALDKQGYKDMYSVVVLTFHQWWYVLIYEVSFVALGFHLLHGFFSAARTLGLYHPKFVKLVRYTGWLFTAFITGGFMLIPIVVYFNN; from the coding sequence ATGAAACAAACGACCATTCAATATAAACTCGTTATGGCGGGTACGGGCCTGTTCCTCTGCTTTTTTCTGGTGATACATTTGCTGGGTAACCTTCAGTTACTGTTACCTGCTGCCGAGGCCAAAGACCAATTTAACTGGTACTCGCACCTGCTGGCCGGTAATATGTTTATTAAGATAGTTTCCTGGATCTTGCTAATCGCTATCGTTGCGCATGCGGTTTACGCGCTGATATTGGCCGCTAAAACAAAAAATGCAAATGGTGCCAAATACGTGTATGATAAACGCAGCATTGTTAGCCCCTGGAACAGCCGTAATATGGGCCTGCTCGGCACGGTGATCCTCATCTTCTTGGTGATCCATTTAAAAGACTTTTGGTATGTAAGTGATTTTACCAACATGGCTTTAGATAAACAGGGTTATAAAGATATGTACAGCGTTGTGGTGCTTACGTTTCATCAATGGTGGTACGTGCTCATATATGAGGTTTCCTTCGTGGCGTTGGGTTTTCATCTTCTCCATGGTTTTTTTAGCGCAGCGCGTACGCTCGGGCTTTATCATCCAAAATTTGTAAAGCTGGTGCGTTACACCGGCTGGCTTTTCACAGCCTTTATTACCGGTGGCTTTATGCTGATACCCATTGTTGTTTATTTTAATAACTGA
- a CDS encoding anion permease: MKEINLKSLAITLVVGLVIWFIPVPEGVKPNAWHLLAIFVATIVGIILKAAPMGTMAMLGITLCASTQVLAPGKPVDAIKNALSGFGNSTIWLIGLAFFIARGFIKTGLGNRLAYNFIKLFGKSTLGLAYGLNTADLILAPAIPSNTARAGGVIFPIMKSIAVNMGSEPEKPETHRKIGAFLTLSSYNANMITSVMFLTATASNPMAQKFARDLGVTITWGSWAMAAAVPGLVCFMLVPLFLYKFYPPELKQTKEAPAMAAEKLKEMGRISLQEWLMVATFIILLVLWIFGNLVSIDATTGALIGLCILLLCGVLTWEDVKSEKGAWDTIVWFSALVMMGSYLNSLGLIGWFGHLVGGSMKQFSWQLAFPLIILVYSYCHYMFASATAQVAAMYSVFLAVGIAVGVPPVMLAIFLGACPTLMGALTHYGHGPAPIFFGSTYVDMKDWWKQGFFMSVLFLLVWFIVGGLWWKVIGLW; this comes from the coding sequence ATGAAAGAGATCAATTTAAAATCGTTAGCCATCACCCTGGTGGTTGGCCTCGTTATCTGGTTTATACCGGTACCCGAAGGCGTAAAACCAAATGCCTGGCATTTACTGGCCATTTTTGTGGCAACCATTGTTGGCATTATATTAAAAGCAGCGCCTATGGGTACCATGGCTATGCTGGGTATTACACTTTGTGCCAGTACCCAGGTGTTGGCACCGGGTAAACCTGTTGATGCTATTAAAAATGCTTTAAGCGGTTTTGGAAATTCAACCATCTGGCTCATCGGTCTTGCCTTTTTTATTGCCCGGGGTTTTATTAAAACTGGGTTGGGTAACCGGTTGGCTTATAACTTTATAAAACTGTTTGGTAAAAGCACATTGGGCTTGGCCTACGGTTTAAATACCGCCGACCTGATCCTGGCACCTGCTATCCCCAGCAATACGGCACGTGCAGGCGGGGTGATATTCCCAATCATGAAATCTATAGCGGTGAATATGGGTTCCGAACCGGAAAAACCCGAAACACACCGCAAGATAGGGGCATTTCTCACCCTAAGCAGCTACAATGCCAATATGATCACCTCGGTGATGTTCCTTACCGCAACGGCCAGTAATCCTATGGCCCAAAAATTTGCCCGGGATTTAGGAGTAACGATAACCTGGGGTAGCTGGGCCATGGCAGCAGCTGTACCCGGGCTGGTTTGTTTTATGTTGGTACCGCTATTTCTTTATAAGTTTTACCCGCCCGAATTAAAGCAAACCAAGGAAGCACCCGCAATGGCTGCTGAAAAGCTGAAGGAAATGGGCCGGATTTCCCTGCAGGAATGGCTCATGGTAGCCACATTTATCATTTTGCTGGTTCTTTGGATCTTTGGCAACCTGGTATCGATAGATGCCACCACTGGCGCACTTATCGGCCTTTGCATCCTATTGCTTTGCGGAGTGCTAACCTGGGAAGATGTTAAATCTGAAAAAGGCGCATGGGATACCATCGTATGGTTCTCTGCTTTGGTAATGATGGGCTCATACCTTAATTCGCTCGGGTTAATAGGCTGGTTTGGCCATTTGGTGGGCGGCAGCATGAAGCAATTTAGCTGGCAGTTGGCTTTTCCGCTTATCATATTGGTATACTCTTATTGCCATTACATGTTCGCCAGTGCAACTGCGCAGGTAGCCGCAATGTACTCTGTTTTCTTAGCGGTTGGTATTGCAGTGGGCGTACCGCCGGTAATGCTGGCCATTTTTTTAGGTGCCTGCCCTACACTGATGGGCGCACTGACACACTATGGGCACGGACCGGCACCCATTTTTTTCGGAAGCACTTATGTGGACATGAAGGATTGGTGGAAGCAAGGCTTTTTTATGAGTGTGCTGTTCCTGCTGGTTTGGTTTATTGTGGGCGGGCTTTGGTGGAAGGTCATCGGCTTATGGTAG
- a CDS encoding porin, giving the protein MLFHFVCLRATAQLAGANFKVNTDTIKNFSTYKRSITFAGLLQTRFLGSLTKNVDVNGKNFDATATTPKITNTFMLKRVRFVVKGTVNDHFSANLLMNFAEFSSDPANKVLENAYVKYSLNNHFNVQAGQFRPFFGIEDVVPNDIIRTLDYSNQYYAFGASGWQSFQTGVAVFGNINKGGQLRYYAGAYNGNNRNQANDNDNTKNFYARLEGDLLKGLTLGINAGQGSLGAGKGTALGIDFKGGLALNSKWDVSLGGEYKTGTNFALYNTLTVKPILKDVRMQGFYIFPIVRYNANMRRVRAIEFSSRYEYFNESYKLAHNARQTIIPNASLIFADDFYAALQLGVSIDLYQKNIPLTTAYNHNLAYLQLQVRF; this is encoded by the coding sequence ATCCTGTTTCACTTTGTCTGCTTACGGGCTACAGCACAACTAGCAGGTGCAAACTTCAAAGTGAATACCGATACTATAAAAAACTTTTCCACCTATAAAAGATCTATCACCTTCGCCGGTCTTCTTCAAACCCGGTTCCTGGGCTCGCTCACCAAAAATGTAGATGTGAACGGTAAGAACTTTGATGCGACGGCCACTACCCCTAAGATCACCAACACATTTATGTTGAAACGGGTGCGCTTTGTAGTAAAAGGTACCGTCAATGACCACTTCTCAGCTAACCTGCTGATGAACTTTGCAGAATTCAGCAGCGATCCGGCTAATAAAGTGCTGGAGAACGCCTATGTTAAATATTCGCTAAATAACCACTTTAATGTGCAGGCTGGTCAGTTCAGGCCTTTTTTCGGTATTGAGGATGTTGTGCCTAACGATATTATTCGCACGCTTGATTACTCCAACCAATACTATGCCTTTGGCGCAAGCGGCTGGCAAAGCTTCCAAACGGGTGTGGCTGTATTTGGCAACATCAACAAAGGTGGCCAGCTAAGGTATTACGCAGGGGCCTACAACGGCAATAACCGTAACCAGGCCAATGATAACGATAATACTAAAAACTTTTATGCGCGTTTGGAGGGCGACCTTCTTAAAGGCCTAACATTGGGCATTAATGCAGGCCAGGGAAGTTTGGGGGCCGGTAAAGGCACTGCACTCGGGATAGATTTTAAAGGCGGCTTAGCACTGAACAGCAAATGGGATGTTAGTTTGGGCGGTGAATATAAAACCGGGACAAATTTTGCCTTGTACAATACTTTAACGGTAAAGCCTATCCTGAAAGATGTGCGCATGCAGGGTTTTTACATCTTCCCGATTGTTAGATATAATGCCAATATGCGCAGGGTTAGAGCCATAGAATTCTCATCCCGCTACGAATATTTTAATGAAAGCTATAAGCTTGCCCATAACGCAAGGCAAACAATTATCCCCAACGCTTCGCTAATATTTGCTGACGATTTTTACGCTGCGCTCCAGCTGGGCGTATCTATCGATCTATACCAAAAAAATATACCCCTTACTACAGCTTACAATCATAACCTGGCTTATCTCCAACTACAGGTACGCTTTTAA
- a CDS encoding ATPase translates to MQQYTTIEKSACYHCGDDCETQEYIIEDKSFCCRGCKTVYEVLSASKMGNYYSYNDHPGFNRARTDKRFEYLSSTDIVNELIDYTDSQVTIVTFYIPHIHCSSCLWLLEQLHKINPAIHYCRVDFLKKQLNIRYDHQRINLQQVVEILYDIGYEPLISLQDVIKKQNQVIKDNLVPKIAVAGFCFGNVMLLSFPEYFGITASEHTLRQVFGWLNVLFALPVVFYSGWGYFVAAWQNINKKVFGIDFPLALGIAVLFIRTIAEIATQTGAGFADTLCGLVFFLLIGKFVQKKTYHHISFERDYRSFFPVAVQVIKNDAVHEVISLAQLKTGHRILIRHNEIIPADAILLKGEALIDFSFVTGESVPVKKTLGEVIYAGGRQTGEAIEMEVVKPVYQSYLTQLWNNEAFTRQKDSRIQTFNEKVSKYFTIALLTIAFGSLLFWLPTDLRRGIAAFTAVLIVACPCALALSTPFTMSAALSIFDRNFFYLKNVAVVEQMAAIDTIVFDKTGTITTGNSNQIQLQGFMSAQEQQLIYSACINSTHPLSRMICQYLGNQQRLSLNRYAEMPNLGIMATIAGQNIRVGNAKLVLGYKEEATRVTRVYLMIDNKLPGFFEFSHKYREGMQDISKLQPQYQAYLLSGDQDHEREELGHFFREANDMHFNQSPQQKLNFVQALQQRGRQVMMMGDGLNDAGALKQGDLGIAVTDDVNNFSPGSDAIMDGRSFHKLPAFLKFSKDTVNIIRFSFLISLTYNFIGLSYAITGMLSPLTAAILMPLSTITIISFTSLATHFAAKKRKLA, encoded by the coding sequence ATGCAGCAGTATACAACCATAGAAAAATCCGCCTGTTATCATTGCGGCGATGATTGTGAAACGCAAGAATATATTATTGAGGATAAAAGCTTTTGTTGCCGTGGATGCAAAACTGTGTACGAGGTATTATCGGCCAGTAAAATGGGGAATTATTATAGCTATAATGATCACCCCGGTTTTAATCGTGCCCGTACAGACAAGCGGTTTGAATATTTAAGTTCGACAGATATTGTTAACGAATTGATAGACTATACAGACAGCCAGGTAACCATCGTCACTTTTTATATTCCACATATCCATTGCAGTTCCTGCCTGTGGCTGCTGGAGCAACTGCACAAGATTAACCCGGCTATACATTACTGCCGGGTTGATTTTTTGAAAAAGCAATTGAACATCCGTTACGATCATCAAAGGATTAATCTACAGCAAGTGGTAGAGATTTTGTACGATATAGGTTACGAACCGCTGATCAGCCTGCAGGATGTCATCAAAAAACAGAACCAAGTAATAAAAGACAACCTGGTACCCAAAATAGCAGTAGCTGGTTTTTGTTTTGGGAACGTTATGTTGCTTAGTTTTCCCGAATATTTTGGGATCACAGCATCAGAACATACGCTCAGGCAGGTTTTCGGATGGCTAAATGTTCTTTTTGCGCTGCCGGTAGTATTTTACAGCGGGTGGGGCTATTTTGTTGCTGCCTGGCAAAATATTAACAAAAAAGTATTTGGGATTGATTTTCCGCTGGCGCTGGGCATCGCCGTACTGTTTATACGAACCATTGCTGAAATAGCCACCCAAACAGGTGCAGGTTTCGCCGATACGCTTTGCGGGCTGGTCTTCTTTCTACTGATTGGTAAGTTCGTTCAGAAAAAAACCTACCACCACATCTCTTTCGAAAGGGACTACCGGTCGTTTTTTCCGGTTGCTGTTCAAGTCATAAAAAATGATGCTGTTCATGAAGTTATTTCATTGGCCCAACTAAAAACAGGTCACCGTATATTGATCCGGCATAATGAGATCATCCCTGCAGATGCTATACTGTTGAAAGGGGAAGCGCTCATCGATTTTAGTTTTGTAACCGGCGAAAGCGTCCCTGTGAAGAAAACTTTGGGCGAAGTTATTTACGCAGGCGGCAGGCAAACCGGCGAAGCTATTGAAATGGAGGTAGTTAAACCTGTTTACCAAAGTTACCTTACCCAGCTTTGGAACAACGAGGCGTTTACGCGGCAAAAGGACAGCCGGATACAAACCTTTAATGAAAAGGTAAGCAAATACTTTACTATCGCACTGCTGACTATCGCTTTTGGCTCGCTGCTTTTTTGGCTCCCCACAGATCTAAGACGGGGGATTGCTGCCTTTACTGCTGTGCTGATCGTAGCCTGCCCCTGCGCGCTTGCCCTGAGCACACCGTTTACCATGTCGGCAGCGCTCTCCATTTTCGACCGGAATTTTTTCTACCTCAAAAACGTAGCAGTTGTAGAACAAATGGCGGCTATTGATACCATTGTATTTGATAAAACGGGCACCATTACCACCGGGAACAGCAACCAGATCCAACTACAGGGGTTCATGTCGGCACAGGAACAGCAGCTGATCTACAGCGCTTGTATCAATTCTACACATCCATTAAGCAGGATGATTTGCCAATACCTTGGCAACCAGCAAAGGCTCAGCCTAAACAGGTATGCAGAAATGCCAAACCTTGGCATAATGGCAACTATTGCCGGCCAAAATATTCGTGTGGGGAATGCTAAACTGGTATTAGGTTACAAAGAGGAAGCGACTCGAGTCACCAGGGTTTACCTGATGATTGACAACAAATTGCCTGGCTTTTTTGAATTTTCTCACAAGTATCGCGAAGGAATGCAGGACATCAGCAAACTCCAGCCGCAGTACCAGGCCTATTTACTGTCTGGTGATCAGGACCATGAACGGGAAGAACTTGGCCATTTTTTCAGGGAAGCAAATGATATGCACTTTAACCAGTCGCCACAGCAAAAGTTAAATTTTGTACAGGCCTTACAGCAGCGTGGCCGGCAGGTGATGATGATGGGCGACGGGCTAAATGATGCCGGCGCTTTAAAGCAAGGCGACCTTGGCATTGCGGTTACGGATGATGTGAATAATTTTTCGCCGGGAAGCGATGCTATTATGGATGGCCGTTCGTTTCATAAACTGCCTGCTTTTTTAAAGTTCTCTAAAGATACGGTCAACATTATCCGCTTTTCGTTTTTGATATCACTTACCTACAACTTTATTGGGCTCAGCTACGCTATTACGGGTATGCTTTCGCCGCTCACAGCCGCAATACTGATGCCTTTAAGTACTATTACCATCATCTCATTTACAAGTTTGGCCACCCATTTCGCGGCAAAAAAAAGAAAACTGGCATGA
- a CDS encoding cytochrome oxidase maturation protein, protein MNILYFLIGCSVLLALLFLAAFFWAHRNGQNDDLYTTSMRMLLDEETEPPAKK, encoded by the coding sequence ATGAACATCCTCTATTTCCTTATAGGTTGCAGCGTATTGCTGGCCCTACTTTTTTTAGCTGCTTTTTTCTGGGCACACCGCAATGGGCAAAATGACGACCTATACACAACATCCATGCGCATGCTGCTGGATGAAGAAACCGAGCCACCTGCAAAAAAGTGA
- a CDS encoding cytochrome C oxidase Cbb3 (CcoN/CcoO FixN/FixO), giving the protein MQPEKFYYDNKIVRDFGIATVIWGIIGMTVGLIVAIQLYAPGMNMNNQYTTYGRIRPLHTNAVIFAFVGNAIFMGVYYSLQRLLKARMFSDWLSKIHFWGWQLIIVSAVITLPLGLTTSHEYAELEWPIDIAITIIWVVFGVNMFGTIIKRRERHLYVAIWFYIATFVTIAVLHIVNSVELPVSAFKSYYVYAGVQDALVQWWYGHNAVAFFLTTPYLGMMYYFLPKMANRPIYSYKLSILHFWALIFIYIWAGPHHLLYTTLPGWAQSLGIAFSIMLIAPSWGGMINGLLTLRGAWDKVRDDVVLKFMVVGLTAYGMATFEGPMLSLKQVNGFAHFSDWIIAHVHVGALGWNGFLTFAILYWVIPRIYKTALYSKKLSAFHFWIGTLGILFYAIPMYWAGFTQSLMLKEFTPEGMLKYPNFLETTLQILPMHMMRSAGGAMYLLGVIVMAYNLARTMLQGSLVANEAAQAMPLAPASTVIKEGTWHRTLERKPIQMMIIALLVILVGTFVELMPTLTIKSNIPTIASVKPYSPLELQGRDIYIREGCVNCHSQTVRPFRSETERYGEYSKAGEFVYDHPFLWGSKRTGPDLAREGQKYSNAWHYNHLMDPRLMSFGSIMPNYDWLISQQLDTTTTAAKINAMRSLGVPYAPGYENIANQDLDKQAKGIAGNLAKDHIKVKSNKEIIAIIAYLQRLGMDIKANKNGK; this is encoded by the coding sequence ATGCAGCCTGAAAAATTTTACTACGATAATAAGATAGTTCGCGACTTTGGTATAGCCACTGTTATATGGGGGATCATCGGCATGACGGTGGGCCTCATCGTCGCCATTCAGCTCTACGCCCCCGGTATGAACATGAATAACCAGTATACCACTTATGGCCGCATCCGCCCTTTGCATACCAATGCGGTGATCTTCGCCTTTGTGGGTAACGCCATATTTATGGGTGTTTACTACTCTCTCCAACGGCTTTTAAAAGCACGTATGTTCAGCGATTGGCTGAGCAAGATCCATTTCTGGGGCTGGCAGCTCATCATCGTATCTGCGGTGATCACCTTGCCACTGGGCTTAACTACCTCACACGAATATGCTGAACTGGAATGGCCTATTGATATTGCCATTACTATTATCTGGGTAGTATTTGGGGTGAATATGTTCGGCACGATAATTAAGAGGCGCGAAAGACATTTATACGTTGCCATATGGTTCTACATCGCAACATTTGTTACCATAGCAGTTTTGCACATCGTCAATTCTGTTGAGCTGCCTGTATCCGCCTTTAAAAGCTACTACGTTTATGCAGGTGTACAGGATGCGCTGGTACAGTGGTGGTACGGCCATAATGCCGTTGCTTTTTTCCTTACTACGCCTTACCTGGGCATGATGTATTATTTCCTGCCCAAAATGGCAAACAGGCCTATTTATTCCTACAAATTAAGCATACTGCACTTTTGGGCGCTTATCTTTATTTACATCTGGGCGGGGCCGCACCATTTATTATACACTACGCTGCCCGGCTGGGCACAATCACTGGGTATAGCCTTCTCTATTATGCTGATCGCACCAAGCTGGGGCGGAATGATCAATGGTTTGTTAACCCTTAGGGGCGCATGGGATAAGGTGCGGGATGATGTAGTCCTGAAATTTATGGTGGTTGGCTTAACTGCCTATGGCATGGCTACGTTTGAAGGCCCCATGTTGTCTTTAAAACAGGTGAACGGCTTTGCCCACTTCAGCGATTGGATTATTGCCCACGTTCATGTTGGCGCTTTAGGATGGAACGGTTTCCTGACATTCGCGATTTTGTACTGGGTTATTCCGCGCATTTATAAAACAGCGCTTTATTCTAAGAAATTATCTGCCTTCCATTTTTGGATCGGTACCCTGGGTATCTTATTTTATGCTATACCTATGTACTGGGCGGGTTTTACCCAAAGCCTGATGCTGAAGGAGTTTACGCCTGAGGGGATGCTGAAATACCCCAATTTTTTAGAAACTACACTTCAGATTTTGCCGATGCATATGATGCGTTCTGCCGGTGGGGCTATGTACCTGTTGGGTGTAATTGTAATGGCATATAATTTAGCCCGCACCATGTTGCAGGGAAGTTTAGTAGCCAATGAAGCTGCACAGGCTATGCCTTTGGCGCCCGCCAGCACGGTGATAAAAGAAGGGACCTGGCACCGCACGCTGGAGCGTAAACCTATCCAAATGATGATTATTGCGCTGCTGGTAATTCTTGTGGGAACATTTGTTGAATTGATGCCTACGCTCACCATAAAATCAAACATCCCAACCATTGCCAGCGTTAAGCCCTATTCTCCGCTTGAACTTCAGGGCCGGGATATTTATATCCGGGAAGGCTGTGTTAACTGCCACTCGCAAACGGTACGCCCATTCCGGTCGGAAACGGAACGATATGGCGAATACAGCAAAGCTGGCGAATTTGTATATGATCATCCATTTTTGTGGGGGTCTAAAAGAACCGGTCCGGATTTGGCCAGGGAGGGGCAAAAGTATAGCAATGCTTGGCACTACAATCACCTGATGGATCCAAGATTGATGTCTTTCGGCAGTATTATGCCCAATTACGACTGGCTGATTTCACAGCAGCTGGATACAACTACCACCGCAGCAAAGATCAACGCTATGCGCAGCCTGGGCGTACCCTATGCTCCGGGATATGAAAATATAGCTAATCAGGACCTGGATAAGCAGGCTAAAGGAATTGCCGGCAACCTGGCGAAAGACCATATCAAAGTAAAAAGTAATAAAGAGATCATCGCTATTATTGCTTACCTGCAAAGGCTCGGTATGGATATCAAGGCAAATAAAAACGGTAAATAA